One Sphingomonas sp. SUN039 genomic window carries:
- a CDS encoding alpha/beta hydrolase: MKFLAYAVLSLFGFAAIGSLIPAIPVLGELGPILTSTAGPWVTLISLFGAVWLFLRSRRNRRRRTYFVAALAATAALGFGYVQSQQISVARANGVGIDMTQALFATSQNAASPKPETVIYAAYDGQKLPLDIYRPASGSRPAPVIVYIHGGGWVSQTLKQREADYRWFVAHGYLVISLEYSLSTDKRHTWNVVEPQLGCALAWVGANAGRYGGDASKLALWGESAGGNLVLNISYRGNAGTLKPSCTGTMPHIVAALALYPVVDPARMYRPVDSVLGGFGRMMGDNYTGGSPEKFPDRYMAIASATHIGAKAPPTLLIVPEADHLVDPQAAYFFEARARAAGIPTRLIKVPYAEHAFDLRSGSIGNQLVRRAMLRFLDEHGMRA; this comes from the coding sequence TTGAAGTTCCTTGCCTATGCGGTGCTTTCGCTCTTCGGCTTTGCGGCGATCGGCAGCTTGATTCCGGCCATTCCGGTCTTAGGCGAACTTGGACCAATTCTCACGTCGACGGCCGGCCCGTGGGTCACTCTGATTTCTCTGTTCGGCGCGGTCTGGCTTTTTTTGCGTTCGCGCCGCAACCGTCGCCGACGTACATATTTCGTGGCTGCACTCGCGGCGACGGCCGCGCTGGGATTTGGCTATGTTCAATCGCAGCAGATTAGCGTCGCGCGGGCAAATGGTGTCGGTATCGATATGACCCAGGCCTTGTTTGCGACCTCGCAAAACGCGGCAAGCCCGAAGCCCGAAACGGTCATTTACGCAGCCTATGACGGCCAGAAATTGCCACTCGACATTTACCGCCCTGCGTCCGGCAGCCGTCCTGCGCCGGTGATCGTCTATATTCACGGCGGTGGCTGGGTCAGCCAGACGCTCAAGCAGCGCGAGGCGGATTATCGCTGGTTCGTCGCGCACGGTTATCTGGTGATTTCGCTCGAATACAGCCTCTCGACCGATAAGCGTCATACCTGGAATGTCGTCGAGCCGCAGCTTGGCTGCGCGCTTGCCTGGGTCGGGGCCAATGCCGGGCGATATGGCGGCGACGCGTCCAAGCTGGCGCTGTGGGGAGAGTCTGCCGGCGGGAACCTCGTTCTCAACATTTCCTATCGCGGCAACGCCGGAACGTTGAAGCCTTCATGCACGGGCACCATGCCGCATATTGTCGCGGCGCTCGCGCTCTACCCCGTCGTCGACCCAGCGCGCATGTACCGCCCTGTCGATTCCGTGCTTGGCGGGTTCGGGCGAATGATGGGAGACAATTACACGGGCGGCTCGCCTGAGAAATTTCCCGACCGCTATATGGCAATTGCCTCGGCGACGCACATCGGTGCCAAAGCGCCGCCGACGCTGCTGATCGTTCCTGAGGCCGACCACCTGGTCGACCCGCAAGCGGCTTATTTTTTCGAAGCACGGGCGCGGGCCGCGGGTATCCCTACGCGATTGATCAAAGTGCCTTATGCAGAACACGCCTTCGATCTTCGCAGCGGCAGCATCGGCAACCAGCTGGTGCGGCGGGCTATGCTGCGCTTTCTCGACGAACATGGAATGAGGGCGTGA
- a CDS encoding TonB-dependent receptor, with product MRLQAQQQIELPRTVRVALLASAGSLALCAPIAALAQAAPAPAEDRAVVEADIIVTARRSDERLQDVPVSVQVVTGDKLSQLSITSADELGKLAPGLTLVNDNAATQVSLRGVSWRPGSGTPATPIYFNEVPFDPGNTVVSLFDIGQIEVLRGPQGTSRGAPSISGAVTIATKRPNLSEIGGYVQGFYASANHWDVQAAINVPIVKDVLAIRLATNIENSEGNRVYSVNSAIKPSIKDRSFRATVLFTPTDTVSILAMYQRRTTDKMFYNQVVGTGSPGAAASPVAFLGALGAIPANFNGPALTIGQRASVQDAPSIFKEQIDLLTVNASWEVFGQKLSYNFGRQFNRGPASFTTSDPLNMIPGFESYTSPSNVGLPAWSSHEVRLSSMPDSDRPFDYDIGWFSKHSQGTINFNAPTYLAGAFGGPTSLPGTVRTPNPAYVLNSSTNIAIGQVFDSFYGDVKFHIGPKTELTGGLAIVRDRVPVTLNITTFPALNNIGNLNVVRLGFPAAFQPLVTSCAVVGAFSGANIVASTAYPGTCDAVVAAGVGNATQSNNDKYTDALYNFSLSHKFTDDILVYATTGSSFRTGLPAINNPGLPANLVTPAPETAKSYEVGIKTSWGRALQINASVFQLDYKNQLTTFEGVQYWNTVSSRVARTSLAFYRNVDSQVRGFELEINAQPVRNLTLNATLAYSQIKSKGGLVPANPGDCAGTAPVTAANPINFCPSAAGQVLNQDAPFSATASGNYNIPITDSLEGYLRFNVAYKGNNPNYGNFSTAGVFRATPAYAIVDLYAGLSGGHSAWSLGVYAKNVFDKQAELARITPVNNVYSPYAVAPGGYDQVRTTLPRELGVTLRYAFGSK from the coding sequence ATGCGCCTTCAGGCACAACAGCAGATTGAGTTGCCACGGACAGTCCGCGTCGCGCTTCTGGCGTCAGCCGGATCGCTTGCATTGTGCGCGCCGATTGCAGCACTCGCCCAAGCGGCACCGGCCCCGGCAGAAGACCGGGCTGTCGTCGAAGCCGACATCATCGTTACGGCGCGCCGTTCGGACGAGCGGCTGCAGGACGTGCCAGTGAGTGTTCAGGTTGTCACCGGCGACAAGCTTTCGCAGCTTTCAATCACGTCGGCCGACGAACTCGGCAAGCTGGCGCCGGGTCTTACACTCGTCAACGACAACGCCGCCACCCAGGTTTCACTGCGCGGCGTATCGTGGCGTCCGGGGTCGGGCACGCCCGCCACCCCGATTTATTTCAACGAAGTGCCGTTCGATCCGGGCAACACCGTTGTGTCGCTCTTCGATATCGGTCAAATCGAAGTGCTACGCGGGCCGCAAGGCACGTCGCGCGGCGCGCCATCGATCTCGGGTGCGGTTACGATCGCCACGAAGAGGCCGAACCTGTCCGAAATCGGTGGCTATGTGCAGGGCTTCTATGCTTCGGCCAATCATTGGGACGTGCAGGCCGCGATCAATGTCCCGATCGTCAAAGACGTCCTGGCCATTCGCCTAGCGACCAATATCGAGAACAGCGAAGGCAACCGGGTCTATAGCGTCAACAGCGCGATCAAGCCGAGCATCAAGGATCGATCGTTCCGCGCTACAGTGTTGTTCACGCCGACCGACACAGTCAGCATTCTGGCCATGTACCAGCGCCGCACGACGGACAAGATGTTCTACAACCAGGTTGTGGGCACGGGCAGCCCCGGTGCCGCCGCTTCGCCTGTCGCGTTCCTCGGCGCACTCGGTGCCATTCCGGCAAATTTCAACGGACCGGCACTGACAATTGGTCAACGCGCGTCGGTCCAGGACGCGCCCAGCATCTTCAAGGAGCAGATCGATCTGCTCACCGTCAACGCCAGCTGGGAAGTGTTCGGCCAGAAGCTGAGCTACAACTTCGGTCGTCAGTTCAATCGCGGGCCGGCCAGCTTTACGACGTCGGACCCGCTCAACATGATTCCCGGCTTCGAATCGTACACCTCGCCGAGCAACGTCGGGCTGCCAGCCTGGTCGTCCCACGAAGTGCGCCTGTCGTCGATGCCCGACTCCGACCGGCCGTTCGATTATGACATCGGCTGGTTCTCGAAGCATTCGCAAGGAACGATCAATTTCAACGCGCCTACCTACCTTGCGGGCGCCTTCGGCGGACCGACGTCGCTGCCAGGGACCGTCAGGACGCCGAACCCCGCCTACGTGCTCAACAGTTCGACGAATATCGCCATCGGGCAGGTGTTCGACTCGTTCTATGGCGACGTGAAATTCCATATCGGTCCCAAAACCGAACTCACCGGCGGCCTGGCAATTGTGCGCGACCGGGTGCCTGTAACCCTCAATATTACGACGTTCCCGGCGCTGAACAACATCGGTAATCTCAATGTCGTCCGGCTGGGTTTCCCGGCTGCGTTTCAGCCGCTGGTGACGTCATGCGCGGTGGTGGGCGCGTTTTCCGGTGCCAACATTGTCGCGAGTACCGCTTATCCCGGAACGTGCGATGCGGTCGTGGCGGCTGGCGTCGGCAATGCGACCCAGAGCAACAACGACAAATATACCGATGCGCTCTATAACTTCTCGCTGTCGCACAAGTTTACCGACGACATTCTCGTCTATGCAACAACCGGAAGCTCGTTCCGCACCGGTCTGCCGGCGATCAACAATCCCGGCCTGCCTGCCAATCTGGTAACGCCCGCGCCTGAAACAGCAAAATCGTACGAGGTCGGCATCAAGACGAGCTGGGGACGCGCGCTGCAGATCAATGCGTCGGTGTTCCAGCTCGACTACAAGAACCAGCTGACAACGTTCGAAGGCGTCCAGTACTGGAATACGGTGTCGAGCCGGGTGGCGCGGACCAGCCTCGCATTCTATCGCAACGTCGACTCGCAGGTTCGCGGATTCGAGCTCGAGATTAACGCGCAGCCGGTCAGGAATCTGACGCTGAACGCGACGCTCGCCTATTCGCAGATCAAGTCGAAGGGCGGTCTCGTTCCGGCCAATCCCGGCGATTGCGCCGGAACGGCTCCCGTTACAGCCGCCAATCCGATCAACTTCTGCCCTTCTGCTGCGGGACAAGTGCTGAATCAGGATGCGCCCTTCTCGGCCACGGCGAGCGGGAACTACAACATCCCGATTACTGACTCGCTCGAGGGCTATCTGCGCTTCAACGTCGCGTACAAGGGCAACAATCCCAACTACGGCAACTTTAGCACGGCGGGCGTTTTCAGGGCGACACCTGCATATGCCATCGTCGATCTCTACGCCGGTCTGTCGGGGGGACACAGTGCCTGGAGCCTCGGCGTCTATGCTAAAAATGTGTTCGACAAGCAGGCGGAACTGGCGCGGATCACCCCAGTGAACAATGTATACAGTCCCTATGCCGTGGCACCGGGCGGCTACGATCAGGTCCGCACGACCCTGCCGCGCGAACTTGGCGTGACGTTGCGTTACGCCTTCGGTTCGAAGTAG
- a CDS encoding MFS transporter, translated as MATQARNAAGVGTGQGGIQRATPYAYYALFLLILANLFNYLDRQIVSILAPAIQAELHLTDTQLGFLLGTAFSVLYGVLGIPMGRIADALSRTRLMAFGLALWSAMTAVGAGATSFFGLGVARIGVGVGEATASPVAHSLLCDYFPARNRAAVLGTYLASVHLGIGGSLVLGGLLIQNWSQWCHSFPGNACSLSNWRASFLIVGIPGLLLAILIAFLREPPRPAAHVAVPARTLILNELSAAIPPFTLFTLARVGGQHAVKANLAFLAVLTITVVGLASVTGDWAQWIAVGIGGYSITTWAQVLRHVDRPLYALTFGCPTFMFSMLGGAFLTCFVGTVSTWAAPYAMRTLPGTAGQIGIALGLAQLGSAAVSVIVGGFLSDWWKRRDRRAPIWIALVALAVPVPMLFVLLSATTLGGFIAAFCVLTFFSMSWPGAFAGLVQDLVLVRMRGAAAAIFTLVMIVISSGFGPYWAGKISTMTGSLTTGLYGLLAFVPLAAAMLIMAARRIGRETPEVRVARATAAGEIG; from the coding sequence ATGGCAACCCAGGCACGCAATGCCGCAGGAGTCGGAACCGGACAGGGCGGAATCCAACGCGCCACGCCTTACGCCTATTACGCGCTGTTCCTGCTGATCCTTGCCAATCTGTTCAATTACCTGGACCGCCAAATCGTCTCGATTTTGGCTCCGGCGATCCAAGCGGAGCTCCACTTGACCGATACCCAGCTGGGGTTCCTGCTGGGCACCGCCTTCTCGGTGCTTTACGGCGTTTTGGGAATCCCGATGGGCCGGATCGCCGACGCCCTCAGCCGCACACGCCTCATGGCGTTCGGACTGGCGCTATGGTCGGCAATGACGGCCGTTGGGGCCGGTGCGACGAGTTTCTTCGGTCTCGGTGTCGCGCGCATCGGTGTCGGTGTCGGGGAGGCGACTGCGAGTCCCGTCGCGCACTCGCTGCTCTGCGATTACTTTCCGGCTCGCAACAGGGCGGCCGTGCTGGGCACCTATCTGGCGAGCGTGCATTTGGGGATCGGCGGTTCGCTCGTGCTGGGAGGATTGCTCATCCAGAACTGGTCGCAGTGGTGTCATAGCTTTCCCGGCAATGCATGCAGCTTGTCGAACTGGCGCGCCAGCTTTCTGATCGTCGGGATTCCGGGCCTTCTGCTAGCGATTCTGATTGCCTTTCTGCGAGAGCCGCCGCGCCCTGCGGCGCATGTCGCAGTTCCCGCGCGTACCCTGATCCTAAACGAGCTTTCCGCCGCGATTCCTCCGTTTACGCTATTCACACTCGCGCGGGTGGGCGGCCAGCATGCGGTCAAGGCGAACCTCGCTTTCTTGGCGGTGCTGACGATCACCGTGGTCGGCCTCGCCAGCGTGACTGGCGATTGGGCTCAATGGATAGCGGTGGGCATCGGGGGCTATTCGATCACGACCTGGGCGCAGGTGCTGCGTCATGTCGACCGTCCGCTCTATGCGCTGACCTTCGGCTGCCCCACCTTCATGTTCTCGATGCTCGGTGGGGCGTTTCTGACGTGCTTCGTCGGCACCGTGAGTACCTGGGCCGCCCCCTATGCCATGCGGACATTGCCCGGCACCGCTGGACAGATCGGTATTGCGCTGGGGCTCGCCCAATTGGGTTCGGCGGCGGTCAGCGTCATCGTCGGCGGTTTCCTGTCCGACTGGTGGAAACGTCGCGACAGGCGCGCGCCGATATGGATTGCGCTTGTTGCGCTCGCCGTGCCGGTTCCCATGCTATTCGTTCTCCTCAGCGCCACGACGCTGGGGGGTTTTATCGCCGCTTTCTGCGTGCTGACCTTCTTTTCGATGTCATGGCCGGGTGCCTTCGCCGGTCTCGTGCAGGATCTGGTGCTGGTACGGATGCGCGGCGCGGCGGCGGCGATTTTCACACTCGTCATGATCGTGATTTCATCGGGATTCGGCCCGTATTGGGCGGGCAAGATCAGCACGATGACGGGATCGCTCACGACTGGGCTTTACGGTCTCCTCGCCTTCGTTCCGTTGGCCGCAGCGATGCTGATCATGGCGGCCCGGCGTATCGGGCGGGAGACGCCGGAGGTACGCGTGGCGCGTGCGACAGCGGCGGGTGAAATCGGTTAG
- a CDS encoding phosphotransferase family protein, producing the protein MSITDPAIVAPNVRDLNIFATTMAGWLGERIPKARDLRLTDLRYPLGAGMSHETILFDASWTEDGRTMHRGMVVRIKPTRHFVYQDDMFDQQYRLMQLMHDSGGVRVARPLWIEHDPELLGAPYFVMEKVAGRVAVSYPPYSQTGWLVDAAPADRRRMWVDAVTQLAAIQKVPVADGAFLNLPGDFAEHFDQETDRWRRYLDWIDPVGKLVLLRDGFDRLRARKPVNRPPGIVWGDARLGNMMIADDFSVAAVMDWEQPSLGGALHDLGWWLYSDHVQTAGRGIPVLDGMGSRDETITLWSEIAGKSAADIDWYEIFVVFKMECLGVRMQVLRGMAAVAEPGSQTARYLAR; encoded by the coding sequence ATGAGCATCACCGATCCGGCGATCGTTGCACCGAATGTGCGCGATCTCAATATCTTCGCGACCACGATGGCAGGGTGGCTCGGCGAGCGCATTCCCAAGGCGCGCGATCTGCGCCTCACCGATCTGCGCTATCCGCTCGGCGCGGGCATGTCGCACGAGACGATCCTGTTCGATGCCTCATGGACCGAAGATGGCCGTACCATGCATCGCGGCATGGTCGTCCGCATCAAGCCGACGCGCCACTTCGTCTACCAAGACGACATGTTCGACCAGCAATATCGGCTGATGCAGCTGATGCACGATAGCGGCGGTGTTCGGGTAGCCCGGCCGCTGTGGATCGAGCACGACCCTGAGCTTCTCGGTGCGCCGTATTTCGTCATGGAAAAAGTAGCAGGGCGCGTCGCGGTCAGCTACCCGCCCTATTCGCAGACTGGCTGGCTGGTGGATGCAGCCCCAGCCGATCGACGGCGCATGTGGGTCGATGCAGTGACCCAGCTCGCCGCGATCCAGAAAGTGCCGGTCGCTGACGGCGCCTTCCTTAATCTGCCGGGAGATTTCGCCGAGCATTTCGACCAGGAAACCGATCGCTGGCGACGCTATCTCGACTGGATCGATCCGGTCGGCAAACTCGTGCTGCTGCGCGACGGGTTCGACCGGTTGCGCGCGCGCAAACCGGTCAACCGCCCCCCAGGGATCGTCTGGGGCGATGCGCGCCTGGGTAACATGATGATCGCCGATGATTTCAGCGTCGCGGCAGTTATGGACTGGGAACAGCCGTCGCTCGGCGGCGCGCTGCACGATCTCGGCTGGTGGCTCTATAGCGACCATGTCCAGACCGCGGGGCGCGGCATTCCTGTGCTTGACGGCATGGGGTCGCGCGACGAGACGATTACGCTCTGGTCCGAAATTGCCGGGAAGTCGGCTGCCGATATCGACTGGTATGAAATCTTCGTCGTGTTCAAGATGGAATGCCTCGGCGTGCGGATGCAGGTGCTCCGCGGGATGGCGGCGGTAGCCGAACCCGGCAGCCAGACTGCCCGTTACCTCGCGCGCTGA
- a CDS encoding ecdysteroid 22-kinase family protein has protein sequence MPLSFDPAPTRLDDVLDPAWLTRMLSARWPDAVVRDVTVAETLVTQATKVRLVLDVAGVGDEGPLDICIKGILTPTQVPGTASVVETRFYRDCAAHQPVRVPHCIYAALNAAGDNGVIVMRDEIAAGGVFLSALLPFTLDEVRQTLEQLARLHAAGWHDRPLFDQPWVPRFLDQIAAAPIMPLDRLQALLDGPKAARLPPAVKDATRLQAGVAAFAAQIRERPACLVHGDAHAGNIYRSAEGFGLVDWQVLQKGEWAQDVAYHLAAVLLPDDRRAHERALLDHYRDRLAALGGPRLDAEEAWLRYRAAMIYGYFLWAITQRVDPVITEVFTHRLGIAVDDLDSFTVAAG, from the coding sequence ATGCCCTTATCATTCGACCCGGCGCCGACCCGTCTCGACGATGTGCTCGATCCAGCTTGGCTGACGAGAATGCTGTCTGCCCGCTGGCCCGACGCAGTCGTACGCGACGTGACGGTCGCCGAAACGCTTGTCACCCAAGCGACCAAGGTGCGTCTCGTCCTCGATGTTGCCGGGGTCGGCGATGAGGGACCCTTGGACATCTGCATCAAGGGTATCCTGACGCCGACACAGGTGCCCGGAACCGCGTCGGTCGTCGAGACGCGCTTTTACCGCGATTGTGCCGCGCACCAGCCCGTCCGCGTACCCCACTGCATCTATGCGGCGCTCAACGCGGCAGGCGACAATGGCGTGATCGTCATGCGCGACGAGATTGCGGCGGGCGGTGTTTTTCTGTCCGCGCTGCTGCCGTTCACGCTCGATGAGGTGCGCCAGACTCTCGAGCAACTGGCGCGGCTTCATGCTGCGGGATGGCACGACCGCCCGTTGTTCGATCAGCCCTGGGTGCCGCGCTTTCTCGACCAGATCGCTGCCGCGCCGATCATGCCGCTCGACAGGCTTCAAGCGCTGCTCGATGGGCCGAAAGCCGCACGGTTGCCGCCCGCGGTCAAGGACGCAACGCGCTTGCAAGCCGGTGTAGCCGCATTTGCCGCACAAATCCGCGAGCGCCCTGCCTGCCTCGTCCATGGCGATGCCCATGCCGGGAACATCTATCGCAGCGCGGAGGGCTTCGGTCTCGTCGACTGGCAGGTCTTGCAAAAAGGCGAATGGGCACAGGATGTAGCCTATCATCTGGCGGCCGTGCTCTTGCCCGACGACCGGCGCGCGCACGAACGCGCCCTGCTCGACCATTATCGCGATCGGCTTGCAGCATTGGGCGGCCCCCGGCTCGACGCTGAAGAAGCCTGGCTGCGGTACCGCGCCGCGATGATATACGGCTATTTCCTGTGGGCGATCACCCAGCGGGTCGATCCGGTGATCACCGAGGTCTTCACCCATCGCCTCGGCATTGCCGTTGATGACCTCGACAGCTTTACCGTCGCCGCAGGTTGA